Proteins encoded together in one Panthera uncia isolate 11264 chromosome A2, Puncia_PCG_1.0, whole genome shotgun sequence window:
- the TEX47 gene encoding testis-expressed protein 47: MSFSGHAQKTSKRTFPMESVLMPQVPRGNYLHLQEEKQRLQLKKFLLHRMFLVAKITANTEKKNIADYYEQVLQSTLKLHIGEAVTGFLLIYPTSILHILESSSDMLYQILLDHLDQKKNDTEFFIQGMKIIVVSHNIPTRLFMQWHVSEIKAPVMYLDDVTQTQSLEEVITEFLTQTHKLAIHLLKTVKVSAKGPGDNLHQLAPELLIPEQIIKYLYKSEEFMDPEAFLNMYNKPIHITLDSEVVWPAPSHF, encoded by the coding sequence ATGTCCTTCTCAGGCCATGCCCAAAAGACCAGCAAAAGGACTTTTCCAATGGAATCTGTTCTAATGCCCCAAGTTCCACGTGGCAATTACTTGCATCTtcaggaagagaagcaaagaCTACAGCTCAAGAAATTCCTTCTTCATAGGATGTTTCTTGTGGCCAAGATAAcagcaaacacagaaaaaaaaaatattgctgacTACTATGAACAAGTGCTTCAGTCAACTTTAAAACTTCACATAGGAGAAGCAGTGACAGGGTTTTTGCTCATCTATCCTACTTCTATTCTGCATATCCTTGAGTCCTCCAGTGATATGCTTTACCAAATTCTTTTAGATCATCTTGACCAGAAAAAGAATGATACAGAATTTTTTATCCAAGGGATGAAAATTATAGTTGTGTCCCATAACATCCCGACAAGACTCTTCATGCAATGGCATGTATCAGAAATAAAAGCTCCAGTCATGTATCTCGATGATGTCACACAGACACAGTCCCTAGAAGAGGTCATCACCGAGTTTCTCACCCAGACTCACAAACTGGCAATTCACCTTTTAAAGACTGTGAAAGTGAGTGCTAAAGGACCAGGGGATAACTTGCACCAACTAGCACCTGAATTGCTCATCCCAGAACAAATAATAAAGTACTTGTACAAATCTGAAGAATTCATGGATCCAGAAGCTTTCCTAAACATGTATAATAAACCCATACATATCACTTTGGATTCTGAGGTGGTATGGCCTGCTCCTTCCCATTTCTAG